The segment TATACGGACTCCGGCATCCATCAAATCTGGAAAATACGATCTGGACGCATGAAATACAATTCTTTTATCTGGTTTATTAGGGACGAGAATCCGCACATCTATGCCGCTTAAGGAAGCAATTTTGATTGCTGAAAGGATATCCTCATCGGGAATGAAATAAGGGCTGGCAATCCAGATGGATTTAGTAGCAGATGTCATCATCGAGAAAAAAATGCTTTTTATTACACTCCATTCATTATCAGGACCGCCTGCAATTAACTGCACCCCTCCATGACTGTTATCCTCAGCAATAGGAGTAAGATAATCAGCCGTTAAAAAGCTGCTGTTTGTCATATAATACCAATCCTGCAAAAATATCAGCTGCAGAGAACGAACAGCTTCTCCCTTTACCATAAGATGCGTATCCCGCCAAAAGCCAATCGATGGATTTTTCCCCAAATATTCATCTCCGATATTTAGCCCCCCAACAAACCCAATATTTCCATCAATCACAATAATCTTCCGATGATTACGGAAATTAAATTTGCTGTTTAACACAGGGACTCTCACTGGTCCAAATGCGACAATTTCAATGCCAGCTTGCCTCATTTCATGGATGTACCGCTTGGAAAGCTGCCATGATCCAACTGCATCATACAAAAACCTTACTTTCACACCTTGCTGTGCCTTTTCAATCAGTACATCCTTAATTTGCTGTCCAATATCATCATGTCTGACTATGTAATATTCAAGATGAATATGATGCTTTGCCTTTTTTAGCGCTGTTAAAATGCAGGAAAATGTCTCATTTCCATTTGTCAGGATTGTGGAAGATGTACCAAATGAAATCGGACTGTTCCCAATTTTTTCTGCTAAACGGAATAAATTCTGCTGATGTATGTCCATTTCCTGTAGCCGTTCTTCTGTTCTAAAACCGATTTCTTTTTCAATTCGCAAGTATGCCTGTTTATCAAGAAAGTACTTCTTTCGGTATATTCGTTCTTTTCGATAGTTCCGTCCAAATAATAAATAAAAGATAAATCCGACCACAGGAAAGCTTCCTAGAACAACTAACCATGTCAATGTTTGAGTAGGATGTCTGTTTTCAAAAAAGATGACAAATCCTATAAAAATAACACAGAGACTGATTATTAAACTAAGCTGTCCAAAGATTCCGCCTTTTATTGTGATGAAAAAATTAAAAACGTACACAAACAGTCCTGCTGCTCCTAAAAAAACACCAAGTCTTGCTGTATGGTTCATGGTAACACCTGCCATCATTGCAATTATGTAGACTCATCATATGCTCGAAAAACAAAGAGCCTGTTCGCCTGTAAGGTGAAATCCACCATTACAACTTCTACTATATAGATGATATCCATGAACTATATATAGACTTTATAATGTGAATTCCTTGCCCTACATTTGAACAAGCTCTTATTTTTTTTTAATGAAAGTATTTTCGTAACTCCATAAATACTTCATCTTCTATAATTACCTTACCATATTCTTCAATAACATGTATCGTTGTTTGAGTTTCTTGTCCATACTCAAGGAGAATACTTAATGCATTGTCGATTTCATCTTCATCTGTCTCTTCATCAAGAAACTGTACATACAAAAAGTATTGATTCTTGTAATTGTAAAGCTTCGTATCAATTCCTTCTAACCCATGAAGTTTGCTTAATGAAATTAAGTCTTCAAAGTCTTTGAAGCCAATTAGAAACTCTAGATTATCTCCAAAATCGTCTTCTCCATCTTTCACAGTAAAGTGTTGATCCATTAAATCCTCGAATCTTTCATCCAAAGGCAAATCCTTCAGCTTGTCTTCCGGAATAGATATTTCGAATTTCTGGCCATCCTTTGAAAGCTGGGCTCTTGTGACAAGAATTTCAAGTCCCTTATCCAAGGCTTGAACTTGAATCCATAATGGACCATCTAGAATAAAATCTTCTTCTTGATGAACTTCATCCATCATTTCCCAAAAAAGTTCTTCGCTTCTTTCCCGGTTATACCAGATTTCCTCTCGCTTAAAGCCGCGTTCCTCTATATCAATATACGAAATATAAAACTTAACTGTATGATCATTAATACGTTCAATTTCCATTCTGCAACACTCCCTTCAAGCTATAATGGAAGGGACTAAACCCCCATACAGATATTCGTTTTATTCCAATTTTCACTTTAGAATAGAAGGCCAAATGCTATTGTACCTTGTACTTTATATTTTATGATAAAACCTCTTTAAATGGAATTAAAATATCCTGAAATCAGCAAAAACCAATATATGCCTAAGTTTTCGGTTTATTTGCTCGAAAATTATGGAGTTTCTTTTTATTAGCGTATTCACTTTAAGCTATATTTAGTAGTATTACCTCAGGAAATTATTTTCAAACCATTTTCTGTCTGAAAGGCTTGTCTTATAATTAAACCTTCACAATATAGGAAAAAAGGTCTGACTATACTGCCGAGCATAACGCTGGGCAGCTTTTTAGCCAGACCTATATATTATCATTTATCATTTAAGTAAGTTAATTTACTAAACGCTGTGCTTCACGCAATTGGAAAGTTCTAACTTTCCTTGGAAGGAAGCGGCGTATTTCATCTTCATTATAACCAACCTGAAGCCTTTTTTCGTCCAGTATAATAGGACGACGCAATAATCCTGGATTATCCTTAATTAACTCGAATAAGTTTTGTAAAGGCATTGTTTCAAGATTAACGTTCAGCTTTTGGAATGTTTTGCTTCTTGTAGAAATAATCTCATCTGTACCGTCTTCTGTCATACGAAGAATTTCTTTAATTTCATCGATGGACAACGGTTCTGAGAATATATTTCTTTCTTTATATGCAATTTCATGTTCCTCTAACCATGCTTTTGCTTTTCTGCAGGATGTACAACTTGGTGAAGTGTATAATGTTACCATTTTACAAATTCACACTCCCTTTATTTAGACATGTATTTAGACTACTAGTTAATTCAAAAATAAATACTTGAGTATGTTATATTCTTAAATTGTAATTAATTTAATCAAGTAATTTATATTAATTATTATACACCAATTACAAGTAATTTGGTATAGTTTTTTTTAATATGATTTGTTGAGCTTTTTTTAGTGTTGCTTATATTTACTGGTATGCCGCCATAACGGTGTTTGTGTCCGTTAACCACCTGCCCTTTTCCCTTATTTCTTAGAAAACACTCAAGAAATTCAGGCTATTTAAATTGCTTACTATTATAGACGATTGAGATGCAAAAAGGTTTCATTTTTTTATGGCGCTTTTTGATTTCCTTATTTATTCTTATTAGTAACACTTATACCCGTTTGTCCCACATTCTTAAACCTATTATCTATTCTCAATTAAGAATTACCTATTGAAAATAAGATAGAAACATACATACGGTTCCCATAAGTTTTCAAATATAGTCAAATTTCGTCAAATATATCTTTTCTGTTTTTTGTTTCATCAAATTGGACTGCCTGTTCAACTGGTTCATATGACTTTCCATAAAAATGTTTGTCCCGATACGTATGAATTTTTTCATATGTCCGAACCAGTGCTTCATATACTAGCTCTTCCGAGTCATTACTTGGAGACCAAAATAATATTTCCATAACATTAACCTCATCTGTGGCTAATGATCTTCTTTTGTAGCCGATTGTTTTCGCGTGTTGAAAGCCCTCGCGCTGATAAAATTTCAAACGTTTTTTTGTATCTGTGTCTGTATAGTTCACCGGCTCTACTTCGAGTATAATCGGCTTCCCCTTTTGCTTGAGTTTTTCTAAAAGCTTATGACCAAGTCCTTGTCCTCTTGATTCGCCTGAAACGAACAGATAATCAATAAAAATAAAATCATCTGCTTCTGCATACATAAGAACATGATGCTTTCCTTCATCCTTATGGTATATCTCTGGGAAATCCTCTAATAATGCTTCCATATGCTCCTGGGATTTCATCTCTTCGATTGGAAAATACTCATTTAGCTTTTCATACCAATGCATATTATTCTCTCCTATCATCATTGTTAATTACTTCATTTTGTAATTGACATTGTCTGTGTAATTGCAGCCTGCATTCCAGAGTAAAAATTCTCTAACTCCATTTGCATATAAAGCCTTTATTTGTGCTTCTACTTGCATCTTCCCGTAGGGCTGGTAGTTTCCCTTCCCTAAATAAGCTGCTGTAAAATCTTGAATCCATGGCCTTGATATTGGAGGATTTTTTAAACTTGTTAATTTCTTTTGCTCCAATTTCATATAGGCATTTACAAGACGATATGGCTCTAGATCAGGCTTACTGATTCCAAAATAACTGCCCCAATGACTTGGATAAATCATGCTTGAGATTACATCAACATTTTTACTGATTTCGGTGAAATTCTGACCAATGCCAGGAGCCTCTTCAAGCGTTGCTGTATAGCCGAAAATATCAACAGATACCTTCACATCATATGGCTCCAGCTTATCCTTTGCATATTTTACAAAGTCAGATACTGCTTTCACTCTTTTTTGTCCTTCACTTATTTTTAGTTTCCCATAATCACCTTTAGAATAACTTAAATTAGCGCCCTTTTTTTCAAAGCCCTCAGGAAAACGGACATAATCGAACTGAATCTCTTGAAAACCAAGCTTCGCTGCCTCAACCGCTGCTGCTATATTATAGTCCCATACTTCCTTAACAAATGGATTAATAAAGGCCTCTTTTCTTTCATTCCTCCATACCTCTCCTTTATTTCTAAAGGTCCATTCTGGCCTTTTATATGCCAAATGACTATCCTTAAAAACGACAATTCTCGCAATCGGATAAATCTGTTCCTTTTCAAGCTTTCTCAGCATTACTGGAATACTTTTTATCTTATTGGAACCCGCTGCAAAGAGTGGAGAGCCTTTTGCTGGCTTATAAACAAGCTTGCCGCTGTCTTCTTTAAAATCGATTACCATTGTATTTAAATCATTTTGTTTAAGGAATTTAATTAGTTCATTGAACCTGTTGCTGCCTGCAGCACTGCCGCTGACATAAATGCCTCTGACTGCATCAGGGTATGGAAAAGTCAGACCTGTATTAGCTGTTTTCGCTACTGCTGCTGGAAAGTCCTTCAGGAGCAATTCCGCTTTTCTTTTTGGCTGGTCGTTCACTGACTCAGCACTTGCTGTTTCTGATATATTTACAACTAATATGAAAGTACATAACATAATAAAAACGAATGAAGTGACATATCTCATCATTAATACCTCCACAAGGCTTTTTTTTATTATGTGCCTCATTGCGATGATTCATGGTTAGATGATATTGCCATTCCATACACAATTTTACGCAAAAAAAATAACGATCTCTTATCGAGAGATCGTTATGAGTTAACTTTTGTATTGCAGTTTATATTTATTATATTCTGCCTCCGAACAATAAACAAAATGTCCTGGCTTAATTTCACGCATTTTAAGCTCTTCGCCCTCTTTATACTGATGAACCGCAGGATCATAACCTGTTCTGACGCGAGTTCGCTCAGTTTCAGGATCTGGAAGTGGAATAGCGGACAGCAAGGATTGTGTATATGGATGAATTGGTGTATTGTATAGCTCATCAGCTGGAGCTAATTCTACCAGTTTACCAAAATACATAACACCAATACGGTCACTGATATATTTAACCATTGAAAGGTCATGGGCAATAAACAAGTATGTTAAGCCTTTTTCTTTCTGCAGCTTTTTCATCAAGTTTACTACTTGTGCTTGAATAGAAACGTCCAACGCAGAAATCGGCTCATCAGCAATGATGAAATCAGGATCAACTGCAAGTGCTCTTGCAATACCTATACGCTGTCTTTGTCCACCGGAAAATTCATGCGGATAGCGGTTTGCGTGCTCTTTATTTAGACCAACTGTATTAAGAAGCTCGTATACTTTCTCCATACGCTCTTTTTTAGTTTTTGCCAATCCATGAATATCGATTCCCTCTGCAATGATATCAGCTACTGTCATACGAGGGTTCAATGATGCATATGGATCTTGGAAAATCATTTGCATTTTACGGTTGAATTTCTTCAATTCTGCAGTTGATTTTTTACCATGAACATTTTCTCCATTAAATAGAACCTGTCCGTCTGTTGCTTCATATAGACGAATAATGGATCTGCCTGTCGTACTCTTACCACAACCAGATTCACCAACTAAACCTAATGTTTCTCCTTTATAAATGTCAAAGGATATACCATCTACAGCTTTTACTAAATTCGGTCTGCCGATATTGAAATGCTGTTTCAAGCCTTTTATTTCAAGTAATTTCTCAGTCATTTCACAAATCCCCCTTCACTAGTACTGGTTTATCAAAGTTAGTGGATAAAGGACGGATTTTTTCCTTCACAGATGCAGGTGGCTCAACAGCTGGAGCATCTGGATGAAGCAGCCAAGATTTCACGAAATGTGTTTCTGAAACCTGATATACAGGTGGTTCTTGCTCATAATCAATCGCAAGGGCATTCGGATTTCTCGGTGCAAACGCATCACCAACAGGAGGGTTAGTCAAATCAGGCGGTGTACCTGGAATGGCAGCCAATTCCGTTTCCCCATCATTATCCAAGCTTGGCATAGAAGCAAGTAAGCCCCATGTATATGGGTGTCTTGGGTCATAGAAAATTTCATCAACCGTACCCATCTCTACTATTTCACCAGCATACATAACTGCAACACGGTCAGCAACATTAGCAACAACGCCGAGATCATGTGTGATAAAGATAATACTTGTGTCCAATTTACTTTGTAATTCCTTCATCAAATCAAGGATTTGTGCTTGGATTGTTACGTCAAGTGCAGTTGTAGGCTCATCGGCAATCAGCAAGGAGGGCCTTGCAGCAAGTGCGATTGCGATCATTGCACGCTGTCTCATACCACCAGAAAATTCATGAGGATATTGGTTAACCCTTTTTTCCGGCATTGGAATTCCAACTAGCTTTAATAGTTCAATTGCTCTTTCTTTTGCCTTTTCTTTCGAAATTTCTTGGTGCTTTAAAATAACTTCCATGATTTGTGTTCCAATTCTCATTGTTGGGTTCAACGATGTCATTGGATCTTGGAAAATCATACTGATATCCTTACCACGGATAGCTTGCATTTCTTTTTCTGTTTTCTGAACAATATCTTGTCCCTTGAAAAGAATTTGTCCGCCTTTAATTTCACCAGGAGGCATAGGAATAAGCTTCATCAATGTTTGGGATGTTACACTTTTTCCTGATCCTGATTCTCCAACGATTGCTAATGTTTCTCCTTTATATAAGTCAAAAGAAACACCACGTACTGCTTGAACTTCTCCTCCATACGTATGGAATGAGACTTTTAAATCTTTTACTTCTAACAATTTTTCCATTTTGCTCACTCCTTACTTACGTAGTCTTGGATCTAGTGCATCACGTATTCCGTCGCCGATTACATTAAATGCAAAGATTGTTAAACAGATGAACATCGCTGGGAAGAATACACGCCATGGATAATAGCTCATCGCTGCAATTCCGTCATTGGCCATTGTTCCCCAGCTTGCCAAAGGAGGTGTTAAACCTAATCCTAAGTAGCTCAAGAATGCTTCTGTAAAGATAGCATTTGGAATAGTCAATGTTAATGTTACAAGAATAGGTCCCATAGCATTTGGAATTAAGTGTTTACCCATAATTCTTGACACGCTTGCACCTAATGTTCTTGAAGCTAAAATATACTCTTGATTTTTTAAAGAAAGTACTTGTCCACGAGTGATACGAGCCATGTTAATCCAGCCTGTGATACTCATTGCAAGGATCATTGTTCCTAATCCTTGACCAAGCACTACCATCAGAAGGATAACAAGTAGCAAGTATGGAATTCCGTATAAAACGTCCGCAATCCTCATCATTACTTCATCCACACGACCGCCTTTATAACCTGAGATACCTCCCCAGATTACTCCGATTACCAAGTCAATGATTGCTGCTGCAATCCCGATGAAAAGAGAGATTTTTGCACCGTACCAAATACGTGCGAACATATCACGACCAAGGTCATCTGTACCAAAATAATGCTCAGCACTTGGAGGCTGGTTAGCTTTCATTAAATCATTTTGACGATAATCATACTGTGTTAGGAATGGACCAACAAAGGCCATAAAAATTAATATAATTAACAGTACAAGTCCGAACATAGCAAGTTTGTTCTTTTTGAAACGCATAAAAACGTCTTTCCAGAATGACAGACTCGGTCTAGTAATCGTTTCTGCTTCAGCACTGCTGTTTCCGACAACTTTGAATTTATCTTTTGAAATTTGCTGCATGCTTATTCTCCTTTCTTCCCGCCGGTTAATTTAATGCGAGGATCGATTAGTCCATATAATATATCGACAAGAAGAACAGATACTAATAGGATAATACTATAGAAAACTGTTACACCCATAATTACAGTGTAATCACGGTTACTGATACTCTTGACGAAATGGGAGCCAAGTCCTGGAATACCGAAAATTTTCTCGATAACAAAGCTTCCTGTTACAATTCCTGCAGAAAGTGGACCCATGTAGGATACAACTGGAAGAATAGCATTGCGGATAGCATGTTTAACTGTAATCGTAAATTGGCTTAAGCCTTTCGCTTTTGCTGTCTTAATATAATCATTACTCAACACTTCAAGCATTGATGATCTTGTAAGTCTGGCAATAAACGCAGTTGGACCTGCTGCCAATGCAATGGCAGGCAACACGCTTTGTGAGAATGTTCCCCATCTAGCAACTGGGAACCAGCCTAATTTCATAGCGAAAATGTATTGTAAAAATGCGGCCATAATAAAGGAAGGAACGGATATTCCGAAAACTGCCACAATCATTGCTGTATAGTCCTGCCATTTGTTATGCTTCAATGCAGCAATTATACCCAGTAATACACCGACTGCCAATGCGATAAAGATTGCTTCCAAGCCCAAAACTAATGAAACTGGGAAACCTTCATTAATTAAGTCATTGACTGTTTGGCTCTTATATTTGAATGATGGGCCGAAATCCCATTGTACAATGCGTAGTAGATACTCCCCATATTGAGCATACCATGGGTCGTTTAATCCATAATGTTCATTTAAATTAGCTTCAATTGCTGGCGGCAGTTGTTTTTCTGATGTGAAAGGGTTACCTGGTGCCAACCTCATGAAGAAAAACGTTGCTGTTACGATTAGCAGTAAAGAAAGTAACATAAACAGCAAACGTCTTGTCAAGTACTTTATCATGATTTAAACCTCCAATATTTTCTAATCACCTCTAATTAGAAAGGAAGGTATATGAAGCAAAAGCTTCATATACCTTTTTACTTACAGCTTATTGCATTATTCGAAATGAGCCCATTTCAATTGAGCATCTCCAAGACCTGAAACAACTACATCTTTCAGGTTGTCTTTTTGAACCCAAACGTTTGTATAGAAGTAAATTGGTGCGATTGGAAGCTCATCCATTAGAATTGCTTCAGCATCTTTAAGCATTTGTTGACGTTTTGCTGTATCAGTCTCTTTTTGAGAGTCATTCAACAATTGCTTAAATTCTGCATTTTCCCAATTTGTATCATTGTTACCGCCATCTTTATCGCGGTAAAGTTCTAGGAAATTGATCGCATCATTGAAGTCACCTAACCAGCCCATACGTCCGATTTGGTAGTCGCCAGAGTGAAGTTTATCAATGTAAACAGCCCACTCTTCGTTTCCTAATGTTACGTCAATTCCAAGGTTTTTCTTCCACATATCTTGAACTGCTTGTGCAATTTTAGCATGTGCTTCATCTGTGTTGTAAGATAAAGTAATTGTTGGAAGCTCAGATACATCTTTATATCCTAGCTCTTCAAGACCTTTTTGAAGTTCTGCTTTTGCAGTTTCCACATCATTGTCTTTGAAGTAGCCTTTTTCATTTTCAGAGAACATTGTTGGAGGAACAGCTGCCATTGCTGGAATTTGTCCACCTTGTGTAATTTGGTCTACAATTGATTGACGATCAATTGCATATGTCAATGCTTTACGGATGTGTACGTTGTTCAATGGTTTAACTTCTGTATTGAACTTGTACCAGTAAGTACCAGCAGTTGCTTGAGTTTTCAATTCGCCGCTGTCTTTAAGTGCTTTAATAGCGTCTGTTGAAACTGTATCGAATGGAAGACCATTCCAATCTAACTCGTCATTTTCGTACATGCTGCGAGCAGTAGCAGCATCATCGATCATAGAGTATTCAACTGTTGCAAGCTTAACAGAGTCAGCATCCCAATAAGTGTCGTTTTTCTCTAGTTTAATGGATTCGCTGTGGTTCCATTCCGTCATTTTGAATGGTCCGTTTGAAACATAATCTTTACCAGAGTCTTTATACCAGTCTGGATTTTCTTGAGCAATTTTGCTGTTTACAGGGAAGTAAGTGTAAAAAGCAGTTAGTTGCGTGAAGTATGGAGTTGGGTTAACTAAAGTAACTTCAAGAGTTTTCTCGTCAACAGCTTTAACTCCTACATCATCAAGCTTGCCTTCACCAGTGTTAGCAGCTTCAGCACCTTTTACATAGTAAAGTTGGTAAGCATATTGTGATTGGTTATTTGGGTCAAGAGCCCATTTCCAAGCATATACAAAGTCTTCTGCAGTTACAGGGTCACCGTTTGACCAGTTAGCATCATCACGGATTTTAAAAGTGTAAGTCAATTGATCGTCAGAAACTGTGTAGCTTTCTGCCATAGCTTCTTCAGGCTCACCGTCTTTATCAATACGAGTTAATCCTTCGAATGTTTGAAGCAATACGTTACTTGATGTTGAATCATTCGCCAAACCTGGGTTTAGGGAGAATGGTTCTGATCTAATGTTAAGACGTAAATCTTGCGAAACCTCATCTTTGCTGCCGCTGTCGCCGTTGCCACAAGCTGCAAGGAATGCACTAAGTGCAAGTACTAATGAAAGAAGTACAAGCATTCTCTTTTTCATTGTTTTACCCCCTTATATATTTTGTCCACAAGTGGAGTTTCCAAAAATTATCTTTCCCATAAAAAACGTAAGAATACACAAACTCATATTTCCTAAATAGTCTGTCAATTTAAGTCTACTGATTCGCTATTCAGAAATAGTAAACCATCCTTTATGTAAACTTCTTCATTACTAAACAATTAGACTAGTATAATAATGAGTAGGACTTATGATTTAGTATATCCAATTGTTTTAAATAGTCTGAAATATCACTTTTAATTTCCACTCGTAAAATCAATTATATATATCGACCTATTAGAATGCAAGAATTTTGTAGAATTTTGTAGAATTAAGAATAATCTAAATAAATACAATTTATAGATTTTTCTGTAAATCATATTCTAATATACTATATAACTAAAAAATGGAAAAACCTCGATATTTTCCTGAAAAAGTTATCTGTTCCTTTTTCCCCCATCGGCCGAATATTCTTTCAACTTTTAATTTCCCCCTCCCCTCCCTTGCTTTTTCCCGTCAATTAGTATAATTTATATGTATATAGTTAAATAAATGCTTTGATAAAGAGTAGTACTTATATGATGGTTTTTAAAAGAGAGTTTGTGTCTGGTGAAAACAAACAGCCGATTATAAGGAATGGACTTTTGAGCACTGAAATAGAACCGCAATTCGTTTATGGCATACTACATTTCAGCGACTTCCTTTCGTTAACAAGGATAAAGTGGCTTTTTTAAGCAATTAGGGTGGCACCGCGGACCATTCGTCCCTATGTTTCATATAGGGACGTGTGGTCTTTTTGTCGTTCTTTTTTCTTTTTCGGTTTCTAAAAGACTTTTCTATTCCTATTTCTTATATAGTACTAACTACAAAATGGAGGAAAAACACATGAAAACAATCTTTTCCGGCATTCAGCCGAGCGGAACAATCACTTTAGGAAATTACATTGGCGCACTGAACCAATTTGTAGAACTGCAGGATGATTATAACTGCTATTTCTGCATCGTTGATCAGCATGCTATTACAGTTCCTCAAGACCGTCTTGTTTTAAGAAACAACATCCGCAGCCTTGCAGCTTTATATATTGCAGTCGGCATCAATCCTGAGAAGGCTACATTATTTATTCAATCAGAGGTTCCTGCACATGCTCAAGGTGCTTGGATGATGCAATGTATTTCTTATATCGGCGAATTAGAGCGTATGACGCAGTTTAAAGATAAATCAGCAGGTAAAGACGGAGTATCTGCAGCACTACTCACATACCCGCCATTAATGGCAACAGACATTTTACTGTAT is part of the Niallia taxi genome and harbors:
- the cls gene encoding cardiolipin synthase, producing MNHTARLGVFLGAAGLFVYVFNFFITIKGGIFGQLSLIISLCVIFIGFVIFFENRHPTQTLTWLVVLGSFPVVGFIFYLLFGRNYRKERIYRKKYFLDKQAYLRIEKEIGFRTEERLQEMDIHQQNLFRLAEKIGNSPISFGTSSTILTNGNETFSCILTALKKAKHHIHLEYYIVRHDDIGQQIKDVLIEKAQQGVKVRFLYDAVGSWQLSKRYIHEMRQAGIEIVAFGPVRVPVLNSKFNFRNHRKIIVIDGNIGFVGGLNIGDEYLGKNPSIGFWRDTHLMVKGEAVRSLQLIFLQDWYYMTNSSFLTADYLTPIAEDNSHGGVQLIAGGPDNEWSVIKSIFFSMMTSATKSIWIASPYFIPDEDILSAIKIASLSGIDVRILVPNKPDKRIVFHASRSYFPDLMDAGVRIYEYEKGFMHSKLLIVDSEIASIGTCNMDMRSFHLNFEVSAFLYKTKSTKKLASIYLKDLKDSVELDIETFNKRHVGYRILESTSRLLSPLL
- the mecA gene encoding adaptor protein MecA, with protein sequence MEIERINDHTVKFYISYIDIEERGFKREEIWYNRERSEELFWEMMDEVHQEEDFILDGPLWIQVQALDKGLEILVTRAQLSKDGQKFEISIPEDKLKDLPLDERFEDLMDQHFTVKDGEDDFGDNLEFLIGFKDFEDLISLSKLHGLEGIDTKLYNYKNQYFLYVQFLDEETDEDEIDNALSILLEYGQETQTTIHVIEEYGKVIIEDEVFMELRKYFH
- the spxA gene encoding transcriptional regulator SpxA, encoding MVTLYTSPSCTSCRKAKAWLEEHEIAYKERNIFSEPLSIDEIKEILRMTEDGTDEIISTRSKTFQKLNVNLETMPLQNLFELIKDNPGLLRRPIILDEKRLQVGYNEDEIRRFLPRKVRTFQLREAQRLVN
- a CDS encoding GNAT family N-acetyltransferase — translated: MHWYEKLNEYFPIEEMKSQEHMEALLEDFPEIYHKDEGKHHVLMYAEADDFIFIDYLFVSGESRGQGLGHKLLEKLKQKGKPIILEVEPVNYTDTDTKKRLKFYQREGFQHAKTIGYKRRSLATDEVNVMEILFWSPSNDSEELVYEALVRTYEKIHTYRDKHFYGKSYEPVEQAVQFDETKNRKDIFDEI
- a CDS encoding putative glycoside hydrolase gives rise to the protein MRYVTSFVFIMLCTFILVVNISETASAESVNDQPKRKAELLLKDFPAAVAKTANTGLTFPYPDAVRGIYVSGSAAGSNRFNELIKFLKQNDLNTMVIDFKEDSGKLVYKPAKGSPLFAAGSNKIKSIPVMLRKLEKEQIYPIARIVVFKDSHLAYKRPEWTFRNKGEVWRNERKEAFINPFVKEVWDYNIAAAVEAAKLGFQEIQFDYVRFPEGFEKKGANLSYSKGDYGKLKISEGQKRVKAVSDFVKYAKDKLEPYDVKVSVDIFGYTATLEEAPGIGQNFTEISKNVDVISSMIYPSHWGSYFGISKPDLEPYRLVNAYMKLEQKKLTSLKNPPISRPWIQDFTAAYLGKGNYQPYGKMQVEAQIKALYANGVREFLLWNAGCNYTDNVNYKMK
- a CDS encoding ABC transporter ATP-binding protein — its product is MTEKLLEIKGLKQHFNIGRPNLVKAVDGISFDIYKGETLGLVGESGCGKSTTGRSIIRLYEATDGQVLFNGENVHGKKSTAELKKFNRKMQMIFQDPYASLNPRMTVADIIAEGIDIHGLAKTKKERMEKVYELLNTVGLNKEHANRYPHEFSGGQRQRIGIARALAVDPDFIIADEPISALDVSIQAQVVNLMKKLQKEKGLTYLFIAHDLSMVKYISDRIGVMYFGKLVELAPADELYNTPIHPYTQSLLSAIPLPDPETERTRVRTGYDPAVHQYKEGEELKMREIKPGHFVYCSEAEYNKYKLQYKS
- a CDS encoding ABC transporter ATP-binding protein encodes the protein MEKLLEVKDLKVSFHTYGGEVQAVRGVSFDLYKGETLAIVGESGSGKSVTSQTLMKLIPMPPGEIKGGQILFKGQDIVQKTEKEMQAIRGKDISMIFQDPMTSLNPTMRIGTQIMEVILKHQEISKEKAKERAIELLKLVGIPMPEKRVNQYPHEFSGGMRQRAMIAIALAARPSLLIADEPTTALDVTIQAQILDLMKELQSKLDTSIIFITHDLGVVANVADRVAVMYAGEIVEMGTVDEIFYDPRHPYTWGLLASMPSLDNDGETELAAIPGTPPDLTNPPVGDAFAPRNPNALAIDYEQEPPVYQVSETHFVKSWLLHPDAPAVEPPASVKEKIRPLSTNFDKPVLVKGDL
- a CDS encoding ABC transporter permease; its protein translation is MQQISKDKFKVVGNSSAEAETITRPSLSFWKDVFMRFKKNKLAMFGLVLLIILIFMAFVGPFLTQYDYRQNDLMKANQPPSAEHYFGTDDLGRDMFARIWYGAKISLFIGIAAAIIDLVIGVIWGGISGYKGGRVDEVMMRIADVLYGIPYLLLVILLMVVLGQGLGTMILAMSITGWINMARITRGQVLSLKNQEYILASRTLGASVSRIMGKHLIPNAMGPILVTLTLTIPNAIFTEAFLSYLGLGLTPPLASWGTMANDGIAAMSYYPWRVFFPAMFICLTIFAFNVIGDGIRDALDPRLRK
- a CDS encoding ABC transporter permease, whose protein sequence is MIKYLTRRLLFMLLSLLLIVTATFFFMRLAPGNPFTSEKQLPPAIEANLNEHYGLNDPWYAQYGEYLLRIVQWDFGPSFKYKSQTVNDLINEGFPVSLVLGLEAIFIALAVGVLLGIIAALKHNKWQDYTAMIVAVFGISVPSFIMAAFLQYIFAMKLGWFPVARWGTFSQSVLPAIALAAGPTAFIARLTRSSMLEVLSNDYIKTAKAKGLSQFTITVKHAIRNAILPVVSYMGPLSAGIVTGSFVIEKIFGIPGLGSHFVKSISNRDYTVIMGVTVFYSIILLVSVLLVDILYGLIDPRIKLTGGKKGE